A region from the Fusarium graminearum PH-1 chromosome 4, whole genome shotgun sequence genome encodes:
- a CDS encoding small nuclear ribonucleoprotein Sm D2 — MSDPKIQELLAKPRSDLTEYEIAQLEEYEFSAGPLSILQTAVRSHVQVLISIRNNRKLLARVKAFDRHCNMVLENVKEMWTETPRLAGGKKGRPVNKDRFISKMFLRGDSVILVLLS, encoded by the exons atgTCGGACCCCAAGATTCA GgagcttcttgccaagcCGCGATCCGACCTCAC CGAGTACGAGATCGCTCAGCTCGAAGAGTACGAGTTTTCCGCCGGCCCtctctccattctccagACTGCCGTGCGATCACACGTCCAAgtcctcatctccatccgCAACAACCGCAAACTCCTTGCGCGCGTCAAGGCATTCGACAGACATTGCAACATGGTTCTCGAGAACGTCAAGGAAATGTGGACAGAGACTCCCCGATTAGCTGGCGGAAAGAAGGGCAGACCAGTCAACAAGGATCGGTTCATCAGCAAGAT GTTTTTGCGAGGCGATAGCGTTATTCTGGTTCTCCTAAGCTAA